A single Drosophila miranda strain MSH22 chromosome XR, D.miranda_PacBio2.1, whole genome shotgun sequence DNA region contains:
- the LOC108152961 gene encoding RILP-like protein homolog isoform X2, translating into MPGFHLNEMGEMVLDAIDDIGVVDVYDLASDIGKEYERIMDRFGTDAVSGLMPKIINTLELLEALATKNERENATIQDLRDKITQLESEKLEKAEFRRRFEKELELIEEQWRSETNELVDLVSSLQDENKRLVKQTQDLQSSSAQSSGLGASLTESIISMTNNELHSALSDTQVLQRLKEQIYKQRDELKQRERELQDKYSELEHLNIQSERLKGSERDTRRRHKLMQAQVKTLCEERADFLAQLQDQCREINQLRKRLGLAEKENEDLVQSYDDDQNDPNRPRYTTRELKELISERDELLTTIDGLNEQLAELKPPSQLKAKRSRHISSSDDSDDDEGHLADNDDDDDDDEGAAEAAAELEPPVAGETPPGHDAPVQGPLPYEPDDAPWKKSSESGIRKFFRKLFSDPSDGNNTFPKRSLATLSKMALSATPGSVSGSAAAAAISFSGEAANLSLSLAIYLLRLSCTYIVYSLDCCALVILSCYAILFT; encoded by the exons ATGCCCGGCTTCCATCTCAATGAAATGGGCGAAATGGTCTTGGACGCCATCGACGACATCGGCGTGGTCGATGTGTACGACCTGGCCTCTGATATTGGCAAGGAGTATGAGCGGATCATGGATCGCTTCGGGACGGACGCGGTAAGTGGGTTGATGCCCAAGATCATCAATACTCTGGAGCTGCTGGAGGCACTGGCCACGAAGAACGAGCGCGAGAACGCCACCATTCAGGATCTGCGGGACAAGATCACTCAGTTGGAGAGCGAGAAGCTGGAGAAGGCGGAGTTCAGGCGCCGCTTTGAGAAAGAGCTGGAGCTCATCGAAGAGCAGTGGCGCAGCGAGACCAACGAGCTGGTTGATCTGGTCTCCTCGCTGCAGGACGAGAACAAGCGGCTGGTAAAGCAGACGCAGGACCTGCAGTCCTCCTCCGCCCAGAGCTCCGGCCTAGGCGCCAGCCTCACCGAGAGCATCATCAGCATGACCAACAATGAGCTGCACAGCGCCCTGTCTGACACCCAGGTGCTGCAACGGCTTAAGGAGCAGATATACAAGCAACGGGACGAGCTGAAGCAACGTGAGCGGGAGCTTCAGGACAAGTACAGCGAGCTGGAGCAT CTCAACATTCAGTCGGAGCGACTAAAGGGCTCGGAACGGGACACGAGGCGGCGACACAAGCTGATGCAGGCCCAGGTGAAGACGCTGTGCGAGGAACGAGCCGACTTCCTGGCCCAACTGCAGGACCAGTGCCGTGAGATCAACCAGCTGCGCAAGCGCCTCGGCCTGGCCGAGAAGGAGAACGAGGATCTTGTGCAATCGTACGACGACGATCAGAACGACCCCAATCGGCCGCGCTATACCACGCGAGAGCTCAAGGAGCTGATCAGCGAGCGGGACGAGCTGCTGACCACCATCGATGGCCTCAACGAGCAGCTGGCCGAGCTAAAGCCCCCCAGCCAGCTAAAGGCCAAGCGGTCGCGGCATATCTCCAGCTCGGATGACAGTGACGATGACGAGGGTCATTTGGCGGAcaacgacgatgacgacgacgacgatgagggGGCGGCTGAAGCGGCAGCCGAACTTGAACCCCCAGTCGCTGGCGAGAC GCCGCCTGGTCACGATGCACCCGTTCAGGGACCGCTGCCGTATGAGCCAGACGATGCGCCCTGGAAGAAGAGCTCCGAGTCGGGCATACGCAAATT CTTCCGCAAACTGTTCTCGGATCCGTCGGACGGCAATAATACATTCCCGAAACGTTCCTTGGCCACGCTCTCCAAGATGGCGCTCTCGGCCACACCCGGCTCTGTATCGGGCtcggccgccgccgccgccataTCTTTTTCCGGCGAGGCAGCGAA TCTGTCTTTGTCCCTCGCTATATACCTTCTCCGTTTAAGCTGTACATACATAGTTTATTCACTCGATTGCTGTGCCCTCGTAATTCTAAGTTGTTATGCGATTTTATTTACGTAA
- the LOC108152961 gene encoding RILP-like protein homolog isoform X1: MPGFHLNEMGEMVLDAIDDIGVVDVYDLASDIGKEYERIMDRFGTDAVSGLMPKIINTLELLEALATKNERENATIQDLRDKITQLESEKLEKAEFRRRFEKELELIEEQWRSETNELVDLVSSLQDENKRLVKQTQDLQSSSAQSSGLGASLTESIISMTNNELHSALSDTQVLQRLKEQIYKQRDELKQRERELQDKYSELEHLNIQSERLKGSERDTRRRHKLMQAQVKTLCEERADFLAQLQDQCREINQLRKRLGLAEKENEDLVQSYDDDQNDPNRPRYTTRELKELISERDELLTTIDGLNEQLAELKPPSQLKAKRSRHISSSDDSDDDEGHLADNDDDDDDDEGAAEAAAELEPPVAGETPPGHDAPVQGPLPYEPDDAPWKKSSESGIRKFFRKLFSDPSDGNNTFPKRSLATLSKMALSATPGSVSGSAAAAAISFSGEAAK, translated from the exons ATGCCCGGCTTCCATCTCAATGAAATGGGCGAAATGGTCTTGGACGCCATCGACGACATCGGCGTGGTCGATGTGTACGACCTGGCCTCTGATATTGGCAAGGAGTATGAGCGGATCATGGATCGCTTCGGGACGGACGCGGTAAGTGGGTTGATGCCCAAGATCATCAATACTCTGGAGCTGCTGGAGGCACTGGCCACGAAGAACGAGCGCGAGAACGCCACCATTCAGGATCTGCGGGACAAGATCACTCAGTTGGAGAGCGAGAAGCTGGAGAAGGCGGAGTTCAGGCGCCGCTTTGAGAAAGAGCTGGAGCTCATCGAAGAGCAGTGGCGCAGCGAGACCAACGAGCTGGTTGATCTGGTCTCCTCGCTGCAGGACGAGAACAAGCGGCTGGTAAAGCAGACGCAGGACCTGCAGTCCTCCTCCGCCCAGAGCTCCGGCCTAGGCGCCAGCCTCACCGAGAGCATCATCAGCATGACCAACAATGAGCTGCACAGCGCCCTGTCTGACACCCAGGTGCTGCAACGGCTTAAGGAGCAGATATACAAGCAACGGGACGAGCTGAAGCAACGTGAGCGGGAGCTTCAGGACAAGTACAGCGAGCTGGAGCAT CTCAACATTCAGTCGGAGCGACTAAAGGGCTCGGAACGGGACACGAGGCGGCGACACAAGCTGATGCAGGCCCAGGTGAAGACGCTGTGCGAGGAACGAGCCGACTTCCTGGCCCAACTGCAGGACCAGTGCCGTGAGATCAACCAGCTGCGCAAGCGCCTCGGCCTGGCCGAGAAGGAGAACGAGGATCTTGTGCAATCGTACGACGACGATCAGAACGACCCCAATCGGCCGCGCTATACCACGCGAGAGCTCAAGGAGCTGATCAGCGAGCGGGACGAGCTGCTGACCACCATCGATGGCCTCAACGAGCAGCTGGCCGAGCTAAAGCCCCCCAGCCAGCTAAAGGCCAAGCGGTCGCGGCATATCTCCAGCTCGGATGACAGTGACGATGACGAGGGTCATTTGGCGGAcaacgacgatgacgacgacgacgatgagggGGCGGCTGAAGCGGCAGCCGAACTTGAACCCCCAGTCGCTGGCGAGAC GCCGCCTGGTCACGATGCACCCGTTCAGGGACCGCTGCCGTATGAGCCAGACGATGCGCCCTGGAAGAAGAGCTCCGAGTCGGGCATACGCAAATT CTTCCGCAAACTGTTCTCGGATCCGTCGGACGGCAATAATACATTCCCGAAACGTTCCTTGGCCACGCTCTCCAAGATGGCGCTCTCGGCCACACCCGGCTCTGTATCGGGCtcggccgccgccgccgccataTCTTTTTCCGGCGAGGCAGCGAAGTAA
- the LOC108152075 gene encoding rho GTPase-activating protein gacZ isoform X3: MEKTPRYTQRERNMVLGYAAQYKEVIENKRTDAESNRKKDEVWLQIAKEFNSQVYHQRSAKQLRQLYKNMKLLLKKDLCGEDKTNGTFLDLLNTLSQQESVAQFMATQMSPDGGNQSGGANGHHQDDYEDSKVGWHLGSDLYNHLRQQVTDQLMLQQMPPYDMDTDVVLIKSETISDNDQTENGMDCLDDDDDDDCPSPKAPEVCLEEEDDVLFATDLSQLQQGSAGSAGGGVGSGIGACSSSSMSLPGGLASLNGPLNGLSDAVQRSASSPVCSTKTSVSSSGSYVSSTPKPDITIQTVGHIRVGSFANINKTLHNGSATPNANNSNGNGNSSSNSAGVQHLTAEQVQQHMLLNGLGLSAVNPPPQTLQAAINAATASVPASGTIGGTGFGGNRRTPPTLQLPRLQRGNNNTNNINNNNNNNNNHNHNPSLGSGTANGVQLLLNGHHNQHGRDKATQGVAIGAAGSFNGYNGLAVTVPCLNSSSSSANSSGGMLMSSSNGGSGNGTGPRMQHQEFMMSLAIEERKRKIDLLNAQIDYWQTLTKKLGAQPGHFPNPACLCHFPGSAALGHVAGVTSSASSSSSAGVLQTQTSSS; the protein is encoded by the coding sequence ATGGAAAAGACTCCCCGGTACACACAGCGGGAGCGGAATATGGTGCTCGGCTACGCAGCGCAGTACAAGGAAGTGATCGAGAACAAGCGCACGGACGCGGAGTCCAACCGGAAGAAGGACGAGGTCTGGCTGCAGATCGCCAAGGAGTTCAACTCCCAGGTGTACCATCAGCGCAGTGCCAAGCAGCTGCGCCAGCTCTACAAGAACATGAAGCTCCTGCTGAAGAAGGACCTGTGCGGCGAAGACAAGACCAATGGCACCTTCCTCGATCTGCTCAACACACTGTCGCAGCAGGAATCGGTGGCCCAGTTCATGGCCACGCAGATGTCCCCGGATGGGGGCAACCAGAGCGGCGGGGCCAATGGCCATCATCAGGACGACTATGAGGACTCAAAGGTAGGTTGGCATCTGGGGAGCGATCTCTATAACCATCTCAGACAGCAGGTCACTGATCAACTGATGCTTCAACAGATGCCGCCATACGACATGGACACGGACGTGGTCCTGATCAAATCGGAGACCATCAGCGACAACGACCAGACGGAGAACGGCATGGACTGCttggacgacgacgacgacgatgactgCCCGAGTCCCAAGGCGCCCGAGGTTTGCCTCGAGGAGGAGGATGATGTCCTCTTTGCCACAGATCTAAGCCAGCTGCAGCAGGGCTCAGCGGGATCGGCAGGTGGCGGTGTGGGCAGCGGAATTGGTGcctgctcctcctcgtccATGTCTCTGCCCGGCGGCCTAGCCAGCCTCAACGGACCACTGAATGGCCTCTCGGACGCGGTGCAGCGATCTGCCAGCTCGCCCGTGTGCTCCACAAAGACCTCCGTCTCCTCTAGCGGCAGTTACGTGTCGTCAACCCCCAAACCGGACATCACCATCCAGACGGTGGGCCACATACGCGTGGGGTCCTTTGCCAATATCAATAAGACCCTGCACAACGGATCCGCAACGCCCAATGCCAACAATAGCAATGGCAATGGGAACAGCAGCTCCAACAGCGCCGGAGTGCAGCACCTCACAGCGGAGCAGGTGCAGCAGCATATGCTCCTCAACGGTCTCGGTTTGTCCGCCGTTAATCCACCGCCACAGACGCTGCAGGCAGCCATCAATGCTGCCACCGCTTCCGTGCCTGCCTCGGGAACCATTGGCGGCACTGGCTTTGGCGGCAATCGGCGCACTCCACCCACCCTCCAGCTACCGCGTCTCCAGcgcggcaacaacaacaccaacaacatcaacaacaataacaacaacaacaacaaccacaaccacaaccccAGTCTCGGCAGCGGAACGGCGAACGGTGTGCAACTGCTGCTCAATGGCCATCATAATCAGCATGGGCGTGATAAGGCCACGCAGGGCGTGGCCATTGGGGCCGCCGGCAGCTTCAACGGCTACAACGGCCTGGCCGTCACCGTGCCCTGcctcaacagcagcagtagcagtgCAAATAGCAGCGGCGGTATGCTCATGTCCAGCTCAAACGGCGGCAGCGGGAACGGAACGGGTCCGCGGATGCAGCATCAGGAGTTCATGATGTCGCTGGCCATCGAGGAGCGAAAGCGGAAGATCGACCTGCTTAATGCACAGATCGACTACTGGCAGACGCTAACCAAGAAGCTTGGCGCCCAGCCGGGCCACTTTCCCAATCCGGCGTGCCTTTGCCACTTTCCGGGCAGCGCCGCCTTGGGCCATGTGGCCGGTGTCACCTCGTCCGCCTCCTCTTCATCATCGGCTGGTGTCCTGCAGACGCAGACGAGTAGTAGCTAG
- the LOC108152075 gene encoding rho GTPase-activating protein gacZ isoform X4 codes for MEKTPRYTQRERNMVLGYAAQYKEVIENKRTDAESNRKKDEVWLQIAKEFNSQVYHQRSAKQLRQLYKNMKLLLKKDLCGEDKTNGTFLDLLNTLSQQESVAQFMATQMSPDGGNQSGGANGHHQDDYEDSKMPPYDMDTDVVLIKSETISDNDQTENGMDCLDDDDDDDCPSPKAPEVCLEEEDDVLFATDLSQLQQGSAGSAGGGVGSGIGACSSSSMSLPGGLASLNGPLNGLSDAVQRSASSPVCSTKTSVSSSGSYVSSTPKPDITIQTVGHIRVGSFANINKTLHNGSATPNANNSNGNGNSSSNSAGVQHLTAEQVQQHMLLNGLGLSAVNPPPQTLQAAINAATASVPASGTIGGTGFGGNRRTPPTLQLPRLQRGNNNTNNINNNNNNNNNHNHNPSLGSGTANGVQLLLNGHHNQHGRDKATQGVAIGAAGSFNGYNGLAVTVPCLNSSSSSANSSGGMLMSSSNGGSGNGTGPRMQHQEFMMSLAIEERKRKIDLLNAQIDYWQTLTKKLGAQPGHFPNPACLCHFPGSAALGHVAGVTSSASSSSSAGVLQTQTSSS; via the exons ATGGAAAAGACTCCCCGGTACACACAGCGGGAGCGGAATATGGTGCTCGGCTACGCAGCGCAGTACAAGGAAGTGATCGAGAACAAGCGCACGGACGCGGAGTCCAACCGGAAGAAGGACGAGGTCTGGCTGCAGATCGCCAAGGAGTTCAACTCCCAGGTGTACCATCAGCGCAGTGCCAAGCAGCTGCGCCAGCTCTACAAGAACATGAAGCTCCTGCTGAAGAAGGACCTGTGCGGCGAAGACAAGACCAATGGCACCTTCCTCGATCTGCTCAACACACTGTCGCAGCAGGAATCGGTGGCCCAGTTCATGGCCACGCAGATGTCCCCGGATGGGGGCAACCAGAGCGGCGGGGCCAATGGCCATCATCAGGACGACTATGAGGACTCAAAG ATGCCGCCATACGACATGGACACGGACGTGGTCCTGATCAAATCGGAGACCATCAGCGACAACGACCAGACGGAGAACGGCATGGACTGCttggacgacgacgacgacgatgactgCCCGAGTCCCAAGGCGCCCGAGGTTTGCCTCGAGGAGGAGGATGATGTCCTCTTTGCCACAGATCTAAGCCAGCTGCAGCAGGGCTCAGCGGGATCGGCAGGTGGCGGTGTGGGCAGCGGAATTGGTGcctgctcctcctcgtccATGTCTCTGCCCGGCGGCCTAGCCAGCCTCAACGGACCACTGAATGGCCTCTCGGACGCGGTGCAGCGATCTGCCAGCTCGCCCGTGTGCTCCACAAAGACCTCCGTCTCCTCTAGCGGCAGTTACGTGTCGTCAACCCCCAAACCGGACATCACCATCCAGACGGTGGGCCACATACGCGTGGGGTCCTTTGCCAATATCAATAAGACCCTGCACAACGGATCCGCAACGCCCAATGCCAACAATAGCAATGGCAATGGGAACAGCAGCTCCAACAGCGCCGGAGTGCAGCACCTCACAGCGGAGCAGGTGCAGCAGCATATGCTCCTCAACGGTCTCGGTTTGTCCGCCGTTAATCCACCGCCACAGACGCTGCAGGCAGCCATCAATGCTGCCACCGCTTCCGTGCCTGCCTCGGGAACCATTGGCGGCACTGGCTTTGGCGGCAATCGGCGCACTCCACCCACCCTCCAGCTACCGCGTCTCCAGcgcggcaacaacaacaccaacaacatcaacaacaataacaacaacaacaacaaccacaaccacaaccccAGTCTCGGCAGCGGAACGGCGAACGGTGTGCAACTGCTGCTCAATGGCCATCATAATCAGCATGGGCGTGATAAGGCCACGCAGGGCGTGGCCATTGGGGCCGCCGGCAGCTTCAACGGCTACAACGGCCTGGCCGTCACCGTGCCCTGcctcaacagcagcagtagcagtgCAAATAGCAGCGGCGGTATGCTCATGTCCAGCTCAAACGGCGGCAGCGGGAACGGAACGGGTCCGCGGATGCAGCATCAGGAGTTCATGATGTCGCTGGCCATCGAGGAGCGAAAGCGGAAGATCGACCTGCTTAATGCACAGATCGACTACTGGCAGACGCTAACCAAGAAGCTTGGCGCCCAGCCGGGCCACTTTCCCAATCCGGCGTGCCTTTGCCACTTTCCGGGCAGCGCCGCCTTGGGCCATGTGGCCGGTGTCACCTCGTCCGCCTCCTCTTCATCATCGGCTGGTGTCCTGCAGACGCAGACGAGTAGTAGCTAG